The following are encoded in a window of Chondrinema litorale genomic DNA:
- a CDS encoding DUF4132 domain-containing protein: MELQEFIKSKKVEKKAETLHNKFYETYSNESLKGTDQWHVAALGLMFLNAYPDYRKSKNNDYYYYHEAVNFESDRLNAFMEYGSIENFWSEKNYPVLVTMFGEEMAPYVKKAWDYIPTLPYQEGYYRRSFRSSNHGKTYFTKQLNFIIQLNLALCYDFTFEEYIIYQNEIFPYNNDFAFVLASLVDEKQEKLYSLMVDIVYNRHETAKVSRPIIKAFLLSNNSEAWKAIEDLLISAQRQEGLRQSILEQLDETSLGALIHFIKVILDNNLARFSSVVRAVDTWAGLAWEGEKQSTVKRFLEIANHHLAHPEDLDKVKDSKDNAEIYMALWAQGVRDINGCMPVLDHLITKGTIEKRSLAFYFICEMGLAHISISTAIYIVNHYINDDKGLLMFYWLITLTQNARSNSKAIIKNNNVKNVLFEIIERLAPEIPKTGKTFNGKLFSWTSFKLTKENAYSLVIDMADSESTEDLEMLIRLFKDMNSYQRERVARLILPQFYSYGYNKKKITDDFVLGKFERDFALSVLRDRSAGIKAAAINALEYAELTSEELAGFEDMLKSKSADTRKSIINFILKKELPVIKNSVEKLIIAGNQEQRLSGLDMLNQLHKKEELREWTSQKANDFIELREPTVKEKILVDNLLADESILSKYTAKNGYGLYDPAKIIMMQKPESPTEGKYTEKFFKANYGFSMSIEKIHEALSKLAQLIEQHQDYEYTVTYWDNSQNTVLLGNYFSSIKRDKEEMSAEERFNNYPLPEVWKNWMHESNLTSQDLFLINLFKNLNNSYSYYDREKTYDFPKTLAYLDQLIINPEIPVGKNKYNAPIHSILANLMLVFPFEDEKVYIENLLKTILANIPSDEINEVRTCKDRWSNNLCTWRDLIVIKSLMQRYAGFVTKMDDEEFARYWAVESWQINTLPNQFSVESYQATLYTYARAFSLELIYQDELLNRIMYANTIGNLTSESRNYRRNEEKKYLKDFPFVLDLLKRCTTRLLEVELVRGDSPTSVTNLAQSIGKIEGIDYLVKILQGLGKDKLNRGYVSYYGSNLLNKQEILSKYLKACSPLPNETQEDFRKKIKEAKIEDKRLVEAAMYAPQWLTFVTEYLNWKGLASAVWWLHAHANQRHDSETETEIARFSKVEITTFADGAVDIDWFLSAYSVLGKAKWKMVYDAAKYIADGNGHTRAKLYADVILGNTKIREVTKRVKDKRNQDYLRVYGLVPLSKKNRDNDLLSRYKYLQQFKKESKQFGSQRQASEGQAVKIAMENLARTAGYSDPLRLTWVMETAVAQKIMEDAETLKFDNVEISLLINKQGKAEINVTKEGKELKNIPAKLRKEKSVIELKDYQKTLKDQFSRTFKSLESAMVNRDAFKADEITKLMGHPVLKPMLEKLLLQSGDVIGFWKEGSLVDATGESKPMGEDVYIAHCYDLYKAGVWSDFQKYAFDQQLKQPFKQIFRELYLPTQDELNAVAVSKRYEGHQVQPKKTLALLKTRGWTVNYEEGLQKVFHKEGFIAKIYAMADWFSPADVESPTLETIEFINRKTWENMPFTEIEGHIFSEIMRDVDLVVSVAHVGDVDPEASHSTVEMRGVLVKETARMFKLKNVEVSGTHVHINGTLGDYSVHLGSAVVHKKPGRYLSILPVHSQHRGRLFLPFVDDDPKSAELMSKVLMLAKDNEVQDPTILSQIKEVYV; the protein is encoded by the coding sequence ATGGAATTACAAGAATTTATTAAGTCAAAGAAAGTAGAGAAAAAAGCTGAAACACTCCATAACAAATTCTATGAAACTTACTCAAATGAATCATTAAAAGGTACAGATCAATGGCATGTTGCTGCACTGGGTTTAATGTTTTTAAATGCTTATCCAGATTACAGAAAGTCTAAAAATAACGATTACTACTACTATCACGAAGCAGTAAATTTTGAGTCTGACAGGCTGAATGCTTTTATGGAATATGGTAGTATCGAAAACTTTTGGAGTGAAAAAAACTATCCTGTTTTGGTTACTATGTTTGGTGAAGAAATGGCCCCTTATGTAAAAAAAGCATGGGATTATATTCCTACTTTGCCATATCAAGAAGGTTACTACCGAAGGTCTTTCAGAAGTTCTAATCATGGAAAAACCTATTTTACAAAGCAGTTAAACTTTATTATTCAGTTAAACCTCGCTTTGTGTTACGATTTCACTTTTGAAGAATACATCATTTATCAAAATGAAATTTTCCCTTATAATAATGATTTTGCTTTCGTACTAGCTTCATTGGTAGATGAGAAGCAAGAGAAATTGTATTCTTTAATGGTCGATATAGTTTATAATCGACACGAAACTGCCAAAGTGAGCAGGCCAATTATAAAAGCATTTTTACTGAGTAATAACTCAGAAGCATGGAAAGCCATAGAGGATTTATTAATTTCTGCACAAAGGCAAGAAGGGCTAAGGCAAAGCATACTTGAGCAGTTAGATGAAACTTCTCTAGGGGCACTCATCCATTTTATAAAAGTAATTTTAGATAACAACCTCGCTCGTTTTTCTTCAGTAGTAAGAGCGGTAGATACTTGGGCTGGTTTGGCTTGGGAAGGTGAGAAGCAGAGCACAGTTAAACGCTTTTTAGAAATTGCAAACCATCACCTAGCACACCCGGAAGATTTAGACAAAGTAAAAGACAGTAAAGACAATGCCGAAATTTATATGGCACTTTGGGCACAAGGTGTAAGAGATATAAATGGCTGTATGCCTGTTTTAGATCATTTGATCACCAAAGGAACAATTGAAAAACGCAGTCTGGCTTTTTATTTTATTTGCGAAATGGGACTCGCTCATATTAGCATTTCAACAGCTATATACATTGTAAATCATTACATAAATGATGATAAAGGTTTACTGATGTTTTATTGGTTGATTACCCTTACCCAAAATGCAAGAAGTAATTCGAAAGCCATAATTAAGAACAACAATGTTAAAAATGTTCTTTTTGAAATAATCGAAAGATTGGCTCCAGAGATTCCTAAAACAGGTAAAACCTTTAATGGTAAACTATTTAGCTGGACATCTTTTAAGCTCACTAAAGAGAATGCGTATAGCTTGGTAATCGACATGGCAGATTCTGAATCTACAGAAGATTTAGAAATGTTGATTAGGTTATTTAAGGATATGAATTCTTACCAAAGAGAGCGAGTAGCAAGACTCATTTTGCCTCAATTTTATAGTTATGGCTATAATAAGAAGAAAATTACAGATGATTTTGTGTTGGGTAAATTCGAAAGAGATTTTGCTTTGAGTGTACTCAGAGATCGTTCAGCCGGTATAAAGGCAGCAGCGATTAATGCTTTGGAATATGCAGAACTTACAAGCGAAGAACTGGCAGGATTCGAAGATATGTTAAAAAGTAAAAGTGCAGATACTCGTAAAAGTATCATCAATTTTATATTAAAGAAAGAATTGCCAGTTATAAAAAATTCAGTCGAAAAATTGATTATTGCCGGCAACCAAGAACAAAGGCTTTCGGGTTTAGATATGCTGAATCAATTGCATAAAAAAGAAGAACTTCGTGAGTGGACATCACAAAAAGCGAATGATTTTATAGAACTGCGAGAGCCAACAGTTAAAGAAAAAATATTAGTAGATAATCTGTTAGCAGATGAATCTATACTAAGTAAATATACAGCCAAGAATGGCTATGGCCTATACGATCCGGCAAAAATAATAATGATGCAAAAACCGGAATCGCCTACAGAAGGTAAATACACGGAGAAGTTTTTTAAAGCTAATTATGGCTTTAGCATGTCTATAGAAAAGATACACGAAGCGTTAAGCAAACTGGCTCAACTTATAGAACAACATCAAGATTATGAATATACAGTAACCTATTGGGATAATTCTCAAAACACGGTTTTACTGGGCAATTATTTCTCAAGTATTAAGAGAGATAAAGAGGAAATGAGTGCCGAAGAAAGGTTCAATAATTACCCTTTGCCAGAAGTTTGGAAAAATTGGATGCACGAATCTAATTTAACTTCTCAGGATTTATTTTTAATTAATTTATTTAAGAATTTAAATAATAGTTATTCTTATTACGATAGAGAAAAAACCTACGATTTTCCTAAAACACTTGCATACTTAGATCAACTGATTATTAATCCAGAAATTCCTGTAGGTAAGAATAAATACAATGCACCCATACATAGCATACTTGCTAACTTAATGTTGGTTTTTCCTTTTGAAGATGAAAAGGTATATATAGAAAACCTGCTTAAAACAATATTGGCAAATATTCCATCAGATGAAATTAACGAAGTTAGAACCTGTAAAGATAGATGGTCGAATAACCTTTGTACCTGGAGAGATTTGATTGTAATAAAGTCTTTAATGCAGCGATATGCAGGTTTTGTAACAAAGATGGACGATGAGGAATTTGCAAGATACTGGGCAGTTGAGAGTTGGCAAATTAATACATTACCAAACCAGTTTTCAGTAGAAAGTTATCAAGCGACACTTTATACATATGCAAGAGCATTTTCACTAGAACTTATTTATCAAGATGAGTTGCTAAACAGAATTATGTATGCTAATACAATTGGTAACCTTACTTCAGAAAGTAGAAATTACAGAAGAAACGAAGAGAAAAAATATTTAAAGGATTTCCCTTTTGTTCTAGACTTATTAAAAAGATGTACAACACGATTGTTAGAAGTGGAATTGGTGAGAGGCGATTCTCCAACTTCGGTCACTAATCTTGCACAGAGTATTGGTAAAATAGAAGGTATAGATTACTTAGTTAAAATTTTGCAAGGTCTTGGAAAAGATAAGTTAAATCGTGGTTATGTGTCTTATTATGGCAGTAATTTATTAAACAAACAAGAGATACTAAGCAAGTATTTGAAAGCTTGTTCTCCACTGCCAAATGAAACTCAAGAAGATTTTCGAAAGAAAATTAAAGAAGCTAAGATAGAAGATAAAAGGCTAGTTGAAGCTGCAATGTATGCTCCACAATGGCTAACTTTTGTAACGGAATATTTGAACTGGAAAGGGCTAGCTAGTGCTGTTTGGTGGTTACACGCTCATGCAAACCAAAGACACGATTCTGAAACAGAAACGGAAATTGCTCGCTTCTCTAAAGTTGAAATCACAACTTTTGCAGATGGTGCTGTAGATATCGACTGGTTTTTGTCTGCCTATTCGGTACTTGGCAAAGCAAAATGGAAAATGGTTTACGATGCAGCAAAATATATTGCAGATGGTAACGGGCATACAAGAGCTAAACTTTATGCAGATGTAATTCTGGGAAACACAAAAATTAGAGAAGTAACCAAACGTGTAAAAGATAAGCGTAATCAGGATTATTTGAGAGTTTATGGGCTTGTTCCTTTAAGTAAAAAGAATAGGGATAATGACTTATTGAGCAGATATAAGTATCTGCAACAGTTTAAGAAAGAGAGTAAGCAATTTGGTTCTCAACGACAAGCCAGTGAAGGACAAGCAGTAAAAATTGCGATGGAAAATTTGGCTCGAACAGCAGGTTACTCTGATCCACTCAGGCTTACTTGGGTAATGGAAACGGCCGTAGCGCAAAAAATAATGGAGGATGCAGAGACATTAAAATTCGACAATGTTGAAATTTCATTATTGATTAATAAGCAGGGAAAAGCTGAGATTAATGTTACCAAAGAAGGAAAAGAATTAAAGAATATTCCAGCAAAACTCAGAAAAGAAAAATCGGTAATTGAACTTAAAGATTACCAAAAAACACTTAAAGATCAGTTTAGTAGAACTTTTAAGAGTCTTGAAAGTGCCATGGTAAATAGAGATGCTTTTAAAGCAGATGAAATTACCAAACTTATGGGGCATCCGGTATTGAAACCGATGTTAGAAAAGTTGCTTCTTCAAAGTGGCGATGTAATTGGCTTTTGGAAAGAAGGCTCATTGGTTGATGCTACTGGTGAAAGTAAACCAATGGGAGAAGATGTTTATATAGCTCACTGTTATGATCTATATAAAGCAGGTGTTTGGAGCGATTTCCAAAAATATGCTTTCGACCAACAACTAAAACAACCATTTAAGCAAATTTTTAGAGAGCTCTATTTGCCAACTCAAGATGAGTTAAATGCAGTTGCAGTTTCAAAAAGATACGAAGGGCATCAGGTACAACCGAAAAAGACACTTGCATTACTCAAAACCAGAGGCTGGACAGTAAACTATGAGGAAGGACTTCAAAAAGTATTTCACAAAGAAGGTTTTATAGCCAAGATTTATGCAATGGCAGACTGGTTTTCACCTGCCGATGTAGAAAGTCCTACACTAGAAACGATAGAGTTTATAAACCGAAAGACATGGGAAAATATGCCTTTTACAGAGATTGAAGGTCATATTTTTAGCGAAATTATGCGCGATGTAGATTTGGTTGTTAGTGTGGCTCATGTGGGTGATGTTGATCCAGAAGCAAGTCATTCAACTGTCGAAATGCGTGGTGTGTTGGTTAAAGAAACTGCCAGAATGTTTAAGTTGAAAAATGTGGAAGTTTCTGGAACCCATGTACATATTAATGGTACTTTAGGTGATTACTCTGTGCATTTGGGAAGTGCAGTTGTACATAAAAAACCAGGAAGATATCTTTCTATTTTACCAGTACACTCACAGCATAGGGGCAGGTTATTTTTACCTTTTGTAGATGATGATCCTAAATCTGCTGAGTTGATGTCTAAGGTATTAATGTTGGCAAAAGATAATGAAGTGCAAGACCCAACAATTTTGAGTCAGATAAAAGAAGTTTATGTTTAA
- a CDS encoding PAS domain S-box protein, translating to MPSEFFDEKRKYRNPSKRLKRIYILALTFIALILIFSQIIIRTSIGNLSEDASIVMNVGQQKMLTQQIITKIALYNYKKIDQKEELEDLLNHWKKIHLILQNGEFSLKRIDWNNAIDTEEFFEDLNVHYENIKNEAEKTINGQYPKDSVQVVKNINNLIQHKEEYLEAMNFLIKQFEVDSKDKLKNLGNLELVLFILSLSILLIEALVIFIPSIKSIERFYTSLEQAKKILTAQHGEIKKQKETLDAKQKSLMIIEKELTLNVKELQTVNETLEAKNQDLDESYKLLDEQKKEIALLSQIAEEVNNGIIVTGGDGKVEWVNKGFTQISGFSPKNIIGKETGDVLYSEETSKETIAHINKFLKEKIPFNVEVLSYHRLGLPYWNNLQITPLLDSNNNVEKYIYVQQDITEQKNIEERIRKQNQDLINFQAELSESYAFQEALFNSASVIIIATDNNGIVTNFNRTAERLLGYDSHEIIHTETPTLFFNCKAKVAIDPHEEIDESNYCFSDLTKKLNDDQNTIDQEHYFMRKDGSHFPVYLSITRIKNEEQDILGYIVTASDVSEKKKAENQLKESFETIQEKNKKITASINYAQRIQKAILPTEQQLKSLFADYFVFYSPKDIVSGDFYWATTKDDKIIVAAVDCTGHGVPGAFMSLIGSTLLSKIVGEYNITEPHEILEQLHIEVNHTLRQKSEGGTDGMDMSLCTIYPDDKRIEFSGARNPIFALVDGKFEVYKGNKKCIGGNLRNLDQYFTKEIITYQNEATIYMFSDGYQDQFGGPETPMKLGQKNMRASIQENVQLSMADQKAILAQNFYDWKKDENQMDDILLFGIKLT from the coding sequence ATGCCTTCAGAATTTTTTGATGAGAAAAGAAAATATAGAAACCCTTCTAAAAGATTGAAGCGGATATATATTCTTGCCTTAACTTTTATAGCACTAATTCTAATTTTTAGCCAGATAATTATCAGAACAAGCATTGGAAACCTATCTGAAGATGCTTCAATTGTGATGAACGTAGGACAGCAAAAAATGCTCACCCAACAAATTATCACTAAAATTGCGCTATACAATTATAAAAAGATTGATCAGAAAGAAGAATTAGAAGATCTCTTAAATCATTGGAAAAAAATACATCTTATATTACAAAATGGTGAGTTTTCTTTAAAGAGAATCGACTGGAACAACGCAATCGATACAGAAGAATTTTTTGAAGATTTAAATGTCCATTATGAAAATATTAAAAATGAAGCCGAAAAAACAATAAATGGACAATATCCTAAAGATTCTGTTCAGGTTGTAAAAAACATTAATAACCTTATCCAGCACAAAGAAGAATATCTTGAAGCAATGAATTTTTTAATTAAGCAATTTGAGGTAGACTCAAAGGATAAATTAAAGAATTTAGGAAATCTAGAGCTTGTCCTTTTTATCCTCTCACTTAGCATTCTGCTAATTGAAGCTTTGGTTATTTTCATTCCTTCTATTAAATCCATAGAAAGATTTTATACCAGTTTAGAGCAGGCTAAAAAAATTCTAACGGCTCAACATGGGGAAATTAAAAAACAAAAAGAAACTTTAGATGCCAAGCAAAAAAGCTTGATGATTATAGAAAAAGAGCTCACTCTGAATGTAAAAGAATTACAAACTGTAAACGAAACATTAGAAGCTAAAAATCAAGACTTAGACGAGTCTTATAAACTTCTAGATGAGCAGAAAAAAGAAATAGCACTCTTATCTCAAATTGCCGAAGAAGTTAATAATGGTATTATTGTAACAGGTGGTGATGGAAAAGTAGAATGGGTAAACAAAGGTTTTACTCAAATTTCAGGTTTTTCACCAAAAAATATTATTGGTAAAGAAACTGGAGATGTTTTATATAGCGAAGAAACTAGTAAAGAAACTATAGCACATATTAATAAATTTTTAAAAGAGAAAATCCCTTTTAATGTTGAAGTGCTCAGCTACCATAGATTAGGTTTACCTTACTGGAATAACTTACAGATTACGCCTCTATTAGACAGTAATAATAATGTTGAAAAATATATTTATGTTCAACAAGATATAACTGAACAAAAAAATATTGAGGAAAGAATAAGAAAGCAAAATCAAGATCTTATCAATTTTCAAGCTGAGCTTTCTGAATCGTATGCATTTCAAGAAGCTTTATTTAATAGTGCTTCTGTCATCATTATTGCAACTGATAACAATGGCATAGTTACTAACTTTAACAGAACAGCAGAAAGACTTTTAGGTTACGATTCGCATGAAATTATTCACACAGAAACTCCTACTCTGTTTTTCAACTGTAAGGCAAAAGTTGCAATAGACCCACATGAAGAAATTGATGAAAGTAATTACTGCTTCTCCGATCTAACTAAAAAGTTAAATGACGATCAAAACACCATCGATCAAGAACATTACTTTATGAGAAAAGATGGTAGCCATTTCCCTGTTTATCTTTCTATTACAAGAATTAAAAATGAAGAGCAAGATATACTTGGCTACATAGTTACTGCAAGTGATGTATCTGAGAAAAAGAAAGCAGAAAACCAGCTTAAAGAATCTTTTGAGACCATTCAAGAGAAAAATAAGAAAATAACTGCCAGTATAAATTATGCGCAAAGGATACAAAAAGCAATACTTCCAACAGAACAGCAACTGAAAAGCTTATTTGCAGATTACTTTGTTTTTTACAGTCCAAAAGATATTGTAAGTGGTGATTTTTATTGGGCAACCACTAAAGATGATAAAATTATAGTTGCCGCTGTAGATTGTACTGGACATGGTGTACCTGGTGCTTTTATGTCTTTAATTGGTAGTACTTTATTAAGTAAAATTGTTGGAGAATATAACATTACAGAACCACACGAAATATTAGAGCAACTACATATTGAAGTAAATCACACACTTCGTCAAAAAAGTGAAGGTGGTACAGATGGCATGGATATGTCACTTTGTACTATTTATCCTGATGATAAAAGAATTGAGTTTTCTGGTGCACGCAATCCAATTTTCGCCTTAGTTGATGGCAAATTTGAAGTTTATAAAGGAAACAAAAAATGCATTGGTGGTAATCTTAGAAATTTAGACCAATACTTTACTAAAGAGATAATTACCTACCAAAATGAAGCAACAATATATATGTTTTCTGATGGTTACCAAGACCAGTTTGGTGGCCCTGAAACACCAATGAAATTAGGGCAGAAAAATATGCGAGCTAGTATTCAGGAAAATGTACAACTGTCTATGGCAGATCAAAAAGCTATTTTAGCCCAAAATTTCTACGACTGGAAAAAAGATGAAAACCAGATGGATGATATCTTACTTTTCGGAATCAAATTAACTTAA
- a CDS encoding SGNH/GDSL hydrolase family protein produces the protein MKEKSFTSKISSLTLFIFLLGCSANPSSIEEVVTIYLIGDSTMADYSDNYDVGKDYYKTRYPVTGWGQVFQDFFVDTDLSVFNNLFKTDSIKVDDRARGGRSTRTFFQEDRWPSVYDSLQKGDIVIMQFGHNDAAENKTERYVNI, from the coding sequence ATGAAGGAAAAATCATTTACATCAAAAATCAGCTCTCTCACTTTATTTATTTTTTTATTAGGTTGTTCTGCCAATCCCAGTTCGATAGAAGAGGTTGTTACCATCTATCTCATTGGAGACTCGACAATGGCCGATTATTCCGACAATTATGATGTAGGCAAAGATTACTATAAAACCAGGTATCCCGTTACCGGTTGGGGACAAGTTTTTCAAGACTTTTTTGTAGATACTGACCTTTCGGTTTTTAATAACCTATTTAAAACAGATAGTATAAAAGTAGATGACAGAGCAAGAGGTGGCAGAAGTACACGAACATTTTTTCAAGAAGACAGGTGGCCTTCCGTTTATGATAGTTTACAAAAAGGCGACATAGTAATAATGCAGTTTGGACATAACGATGCTGCTGAGAATAAAACAGAACGCTATGTAAATATTTGA
- a CDS encoding SDR family oxidoreductase produces MSNKTILITGSSTGIGKSTANHFHENGWNVIATMRSPEKEDELTKLKNVLVTRLDVTDLSSMQQAINAGIEKFGQIDALVNNAGYGAYGPLESFPRENILRQFNTNVIGLLDVTRAILPHFRANKNGVIVNISSVGGKITFPLGTLYHGTKFAVEGISEALSHELAEFGCKVKVVEPGAIDTDFGGRSFDFNNNESLQEYQGIVHKLMSGFEKALSQTSKPIVVAKVIYEAVTDGTDKLRYAAGEDAVALLNARKELDDATFISNLKAQFSL; encoded by the coding sequence ATGAGTAATAAAACAATTTTAATTACCGGATCAAGCACAGGGATTGGCAAATCAACCGCCAACCATTTCCATGAAAATGGTTGGAATGTAATTGCAACGATGAGAAGTCCGGAAAAAGAAGATGAATTAACTAAGCTAAAAAATGTGCTAGTAACCAGATTAGATGTTACCGATTTATCTTCTATGCAACAAGCAATTAATGCAGGTATAGAAAAATTTGGGCAAATAGATGCATTGGTAAACAATGCAGGTTATGGTGCTTATGGGCCACTAGAATCTTTTCCAAGAGAAAATATATTGAGGCAATTTAATACAAATGTGATTGGCTTATTAGATGTAACCAGAGCGATATTACCACATTTTAGAGCTAATAAAAATGGTGTTATTGTAAATATTTCTTCTGTTGGTGGTAAAATTACCTTTCCATTAGGTACGCTTTATCACGGGACAAAATTTGCAGTTGAGGGAATTTCTGAGGCGCTTAGCCACGAATTGGCTGAGTTTGGGTGTAAAGTAAAAGTTGTTGAGCCAGGTGCAATAGATACAGATTTTGGTGGTCGCTCATTTGATTTTAATAATAATGAGAGTTTGCAAGAGTATCAAGGTATTGTTCACAAACTAATGTCTGGATTTGAAAAAGCTTTGAGCCAAACATCGAAACCGATAGTAGTTGCAAAAGTTATTTATGAAGCAGTAACAGATGGAACAGACAAGCTAAGATATGCTGCTGGCGAAGATGCAGTGGCCTTGCTCAATGCTAGAAAAGAATTAGACGATGCTACTTTTATTTCAAATTTAAAAGCGCAGTTTAGTTTATAA
- a CDS encoding AraC family transcriptional regulator has translation MKGDIINIRSIAEVHQMLGIPKPKHPLITILYHSDVQLQAVYIGKTICMDLYMIGMKDGITGTFEYGRSSYDFNEGTMLFMSPNQVFTHRDIEIVNNSQAWTLVFHPDLIRTSDLVKHIDEYTFFSYDSNEALHISEDEKKSISDIAKKIAQEYNQKIDRYTQELIVVNLETMLKYCKRYYDRQFYTRTNLNKDYINKFERFLKTYFTSNKLIEFGLPTIAQCGEALNMSGHYLSDLLKTETGKSAKEHIHLYLIEKAKTILLSTNNSISQVAYDLGFEYPQHFSKLFKNKTGLSPSEYRNIN, from the coding sequence ATGAAGGGCGATATTATTAATATACGATCGATTGCGGAAGTGCATCAAATGTTAGGTATTCCTAAACCAAAGCATCCATTAATCACAATTTTGTATCATTCAGATGTACAGTTACAAGCTGTCTATATAGGCAAAACAATTTGCATGGATTTGTATATGATCGGGATGAAAGATGGCATAACTGGTACTTTTGAATATGGCAGAAGTTCGTATGATTTTAATGAAGGGACGATGTTATTTATGAGTCCGAATCAGGTATTTACACATAGAGATATAGAAATTGTCAATAATTCTCAAGCTTGGACACTGGTTTTTCATCCGGATTTAATTAGAACATCTGATTTAGTAAAACATATAGATGAGTATACTTTTTTCTCATACGATTCGAATGAAGCCCTTCATATTTCAGAAGATGAGAAGAAATCGATTTCAGATATTGCTAAGAAAATAGCACAAGAGTATAATCAAAAAATTGATAGATATACACAAGAGTTAATTGTAGTGAATCTGGAAACCATGCTGAAATATTGCAAACGTTACTACGATAGACAATTCTATACACGCACGAATCTCAATAAAGATTACATCAACAAATTCGAAAGATTTCTCAAAACATATTTTACTTCTAATAAATTAATTGAATTTGGTTTACCCACAATTGCACAATGTGGAGAAGCACTCAACATGTCTGGTCATTATCTGAGTGATTTACTTAAAACCGAAACAGGTAAAAGTGCTAAAGAACATATCCATTTGTATTTGATAGAGAAAGCGAAAACGATTTTACTAAGTACTAATAATTCTATAAGTCAGGTAGCTTACGATTTGGGTTTTGAATATCCTCAGCATTTCAGCAAACTTTTTAAAAACAAAACTGGCTTAAGCCCTAGTGAATACCGAAATATTAATTAA